One Methanococcus voltae genomic region harbors:
- the cobY gene encoding adenosylcobinamide-phosphate guanylyltransferase, producing the protein MDSLIMAGGKGTRLNLNIEKPLLEIEGIKIIDDMIKNLLNSEIENIYIAVSPNTPKTKKHILENYSKYLEDSKNTSDVKICIIETSGKDYVHDLGECIPYFKSSFLTLSGDLVNVKSKTINTIIRYYSNICKKNNDIEALCVVTRIEDYPATPTINFEGYVPLGINIVSPNENYQKEELFVLKEPILNVNTIEDLEIVMGYNL; encoded by the coding sequence ATGGACTCCTTAATAATGGCAGGCGGAAAAGGTACAAGACTTAATTTAAACATTGAAAAACCACTTTTGGAAATTGAGGGAATTAAAATAATTGATGATATGATAAAAAATTTATTAAATTCAGAAATCGAGAACATATACATTGCAGTTTCCCCAAATACACCTAAAACAAAAAAACACATTTTAGAAAATTATTCAAAATACTTGGAAGACTCTAAAAATACTTCTGATGTGAAAATTTGCATAATTGAAACTTCTGGAAAGGACTATGTGCATGATTTGGGTGAATGTATCCCTTATTTTAAATCTTCGTTTTTAACATTGTCCGGAGACTTAGTAAATGTTAAATCGAAAACTATTAATACAATCATTAGGTATTATTCTAATATATGCAAAAAAAATAACGATATAGAAGCTTTATGTGTAGTAACTCGTATTGAAGATTACCCTGCAACACCAACAATTAATTTTGAAGGGTATGTCCCATTAGGCATTAATATTGTAAGCCCTAATGAAAACTATCAAAAAGAAGAGTTATTTGTTCTAAAAGAACCTATATTAAACGTCAATACTATAGAAGATCTTGAAATAGTTATGGGGTATAATTTATAG
- a CDS encoding DUF473 domain-containing protein, giving the protein MKTLAVTGISRNSISELLKNQVRTFVLKNIANYSVLTNSEVGDVLFLTSIRKSDLTVGTEGVIAKLVSMDLCTNIVTDEKADENETVVVNAQFEFLGYAVCLDVAENEDYPLVNPKNLFIRIKSIYG; this is encoded by the coding sequence ATGAAAACACTTGCTGTAACAGGTATTTCAAGGAATTCGATTTCGGAATTGCTGAAGAACCAAGTTAGAACGTTTGTATTAAAAAATATAGCTAATTATTCAGTTTTAACAAATTCTGAAGTTGGGGATGTATTATTTTTAACCAGTATTCGTAAAAGTGATTTAACGGTGGGGACGGAGGGCGTAATTGCCAAATTAGTTAGCATGGATTTATGTACTAATATCGTAACCGATGAAAAAGCTGACGAAAATGAAACTGTGGTCGTAAACGCACAGTTTGAGTTTTTAGGTTATGCAGTTTGTTTGGATGTAGCGGAAAATGAGGATTATCCACTCGTAAACCCTAAAAATTTATTTATACGTATTAAATCAATTTATGGATAA
- a CDS encoding PRC-barrel domain-containing protein: MKLSFKSLCGRSIVGDHGSIVGTVNDLVIDEKTGRLVSLNVEVSEQSAIYKKEPSVFIPYRTVSAVRDVVVVDESKMAINN; the protein is encoded by the coding sequence ATGAAATTATCCTTCAAATCATTATGTGGTAGGTCAATTGTAGGCGACCATGGTAGTATTGTAGGTACTGTTAATGACTTGGTAATAGATGAAAAAACTGGTAGATTAGTTTCATTAAACGTAGAAGTATCAGAACAAAGTGCTATCTACAAAAAAGAACCAAGCGTATTTATACCATACAGAACCGTTTCAGCTGTTAGAGACGTTGTTGTGGTTGATGAATCCAAAATGGCAATAAACAATTAA
- the feoB gene encoding ferrous iron transport protein B, producing MAKIAFIGQPNVGKTTLFNSLTGMRQKVGNWTGVTVEKVEGHYTYNNKEFSLVDLPGIYSLMSNSIDQKIAREFIVENKDATFVNIIDTPNLNRNLYLTLQLIELGVVPIICLNLIDEAEKYGITIDDNKLSKKLGGAPIIRTSGRLNIGHNDLKKAIADYKTKPPIIIEYSEILENAVLEVNKLLDRFNIAELNQYPRRWVSLSILEGDAEIISKLNPEFIHEFEKIKNKIEFEIKHDVESYVTEQRYSKCDEILSDVYNDSEVHDDIDVILVHPVYGLVIFAAVMYLLYTFVFTVNEITAEWAGIIIEYISGWIAAITPAAYQGIIVDGIVGGVGAVLEFFPLVFVMIFSLATLENTGYLSRVAALLHNIMSKFGLSGKSFIPLVTGFGCTLPAVVGTRYISGYKERLTTLLVSPFVPCSARFVIIAFLAAAFFPANQTLFSMFILAVSFLVLIASSWILSKYIIKGDTEDFVFELPPYRIPDWKSVFSSTWSKSKGFLKKAGTLIAAGSVLFYALTTYPTVDASYAYMLGNMLSPLTSLMGLDGTAGISLIFGIIAKELVVSTLQILYSQGIENALTPLTGLVLTLVSVLYIPCFATIATIYLETRSIKWTAFSVFYNLGIASLVGIIVYQVGRLMGF from the coding sequence ATGGCAAAAATAGCATTTATAGGACAACCTAATGTTGGTAAAACAACCCTATTTAATAGTTTAACCGGTATGAGACAAAAAGTAGGTAACTGGACCGGGGTTACCGTTGAAAAAGTTGAAGGTCATTATACTTACAACAACAAAGAATTTTCATTGGTGGACCTTCCAGGTATTTACTCCTTAATGTCTAATTCCATAGACCAAAAAATTGCAAGGGAGTTTATTGTTGAAAACAAAGATGCAACATTTGTAAACATTATAGATACTCCAAATTTAAACAGGAATTTATACCTTACTTTACAATTAATTGAATTAGGTGTTGTACCCATAATTTGTTTAAATTTAATAGATGAAGCGGAAAAATATGGTATTACCATCGATGATAATAAGTTATCCAAAAAATTAGGTGGAGCCCCAATTATTAGAACATCCGGTAGGTTAAATATAGGCCATAATGATTTAAAAAAAGCTATTGCGGATTACAAAACTAAACCGCCTATCATAATAGAATATTCCGAAATTTTGGAAAATGCAGTCTTAGAAGTAAATAAATTATTAGATAGATTTAATATTGCTGAATTAAACCAGTATCCTAGAAGATGGGTATCATTATCCATATTAGAGGGAGATGCAGAAATAATTTCAAAATTAAATCCTGAATTTATCCACGAATTTGAAAAAATTAAAAATAAAATCGAGTTTGAAATTAAGCACGACGTAGAAAGCTATGTAACAGAACAAAGATACAGCAAATGTGACGAAATATTATCTGATGTATATAATGACAGTGAAGTTCACGATGATATCGATGTAATTCTTGTACACCCGGTCTATGGTCTTGTAATTTTTGCAGCAGTTATGTATTTACTTTACACATTTGTGTTCACAGTGAATGAAATAACCGCAGAATGGGCAGGAATTATAATAGAATACATTAGTGGTTGGATTGCAGCCATAACACCTGCAGCATACCAGGGAATTATAGTAGATGGTATCGTAGGAGGGGTTGGTGCAGTTTTAGAGTTCTTCCCATTGGTATTTGTAATGATATTCTCCTTAGCTACGTTAGAAAATACCGGTTACTTATCCAGAGTAGCTGCATTATTACATAACATAATGTCCAAATTTGGATTAAGCGGTAAATCATTCATACCTTTAGTAACAGGATTTGGTTGTACATTACCTGCGGTTGTAGGCACTCGTTATATCTCAGGATACAAAGAAAGGCTGACAACATTGTTGGTTTCTCCATTTGTGCCATGTTCTGCAAGATTTGTGATTATAGCATTTTTAGCTGCGGCATTCTTCCCTGCTAATCAGACGTTATTCTCCATGTTCATCCTTGCAGTTTCATTCCTTGTGCTTATAGCATCTTCTTGGATATTAAGTAAGTACATTATTAAAGGAGATACTGAAGACTTTGTATTTGAATTACCACCGTACAGGATACCAGATTGGAAGAGTGTATTTAGTAGTACCTGGTCCAAATCAAAAGGATTCTTGAAAAAAGCAGGAACTTTAATTGCTGCAGGTTCTGTGTTATTCTACGCTTTAACCACATACCCTACAGTAGATGCGAGCTATGCTTATATGTTAGGTAACATGCTATCCCCACTCACTTCATTAATGGGTTTAGATGGTACAGCAGGTATCTCATTGATATTTGGTATAATTGCAAAAGAATTGGTTGTTTCAACACTTCAGATATTATATTCTCAAGGTATAGAAAATGCCTTAACTCCATTGACTGGTTTAGTCCTTACCTTAGTATCTGTACTCTACATTCCATGTTTTGCTACAATTGCTACAATATACCTCGAAACTAGAAGTATAAAATGGACTGCATTTTCTGTGTTCTATAACTTAGGTATTGCTTCACTTGTTGGAATAATTGTATACCAAGTCGGTAGATTAATGGGTTTCTAA
- a CDS encoding UvrD-helicase domain-containing protein: MGIDIIPDDLYGLKKGELKLLNRIKEIYSKIDNYEGNRNCVLYLQQSVCGLKPDFILIDSFKGVCILEVKDWKIGYLKNINSHQVETIDNKTFKNPIVTSNIYFNTLKDLIYSDEAFKGKNEKSKKNKMNNITKKNAKNSENLNKFEMPPKIYSYAVFSKIKSEDIKKLQINKVLNQPPSKYITSDKISELTIDDLFDKNKDVKMSNIEFNRIRSLLCPEICICNSKQKIKDKNHNKDKSAKKTQSKKEDSKLKKLGSLIKLFKIINKISSKDSIEDIIDYEKDSKELIKVLDLEQEKLSKKIPSGHFMVTGVPGSGKTVILLSRAVFLALNNPTWKIRILTYNKTLSEECKTNLKNMCEKIGNNDILNNIEVSTFHKFAKELYYEYNQCCESDEFNNFKIKFKTESKQFWNYELPNKVLNLLEDRININMSLKQYDAVLIDEYQDFMNEWIKICVKSCKKYPYVDYAGKNTEGINLFLAGDRLQSIYRLNGQNWKSLGIDMRGRSKLLKSTYRTGKEHLNLGINFLMNNNELKNQVYKFYNGTNTFSVLDGNIEFLKGKNEVLNDKIKELLTKFKPEEIMILCNDNKSCEKLYNSLDSDLKKKCSFSKNLEFGYVRILTLHSSKGLESPVCLITNLSEISKPANNVQDILNRKLIYVGITRAFEHLILHSEDFDKSYAKELHDIVLKNE; this comes from the coding sequence ATGGGAATTGATATAATACCGGATGATTTATACGGGCTTAAAAAGGGCGAACTAAAACTATTAAACAGGATAAAAGAAATATATTCCAAAATTGACAATTATGAAGGCAATAGGAATTGTGTATTGTACTTACAACAGTCTGTGTGTGGCTTAAAACCTGATTTTATATTAATCGATAGTTTTAAAGGCGTTTGTATTTTAGAAGTCAAAGATTGGAAAATAGGATATTTAAAAAACATAAATTCACACCAAGTGGAAACTATAGATAATAAGACTTTTAAAAATCCAATAGTTACTTCAAACATCTATTTTAATACATTAAAAGACTTAATTTACAGTGACGAAGCATTTAAGGGGAAAAACGAGAAAAGTAAAAAAAATAAAATGAATAATATAACTAAAAAAAATGCTAAAAACAGTGAAAATTTAAATAAATTTGAAATGCCCCCTAAGATATACTCGTATGCCGTTTTTAGCAAAATTAAATCAGAAGATATTAAAAAACTCCAAATTAATAAAGTTTTAAATCAGCCTCCATCTAAGTACATAACTTCAGATAAAATTTCAGAATTAACTATTGACGACTTATTTGATAAAAATAAAGATGTAAAGATGTCAAATATTGAATTTAATAGAATTAGGTCTTTATTATGTCCTGAAATATGTATTTGTAATTCAAAACAGAAAATTAAAGATAAAAATCATAATAAAGATAAATCTGCCAAAAAAACCCAAAGTAAAAAAGAAGATTCAAAATTAAAAAAATTAGGTAGTTTGATAAAATTATTTAAAATAATAAATAAAATAAGTAGTAAAGATAGTATCGAAGATATTATAGACTATGAAAAAGATTCTAAGGAATTAATAAAAGTTTTAGATTTAGAACAGGAAAAACTAAGCAAAAAAATACCATCTGGTCATTTTATGGTTACTGGCGTACCGGGCAGTGGTAAAACTGTAATATTACTATCTAGGGCGGTTTTTTTAGCATTGAACAATCCTACTTGGAAAATTAGGATTTTAACATACAATAAAACACTTTCAGAAGAATGTAAGACTAATTTAAAAAATATGTGCGAAAAAATTGGAAATAACGACATATTAAATAATATAGAAGTTTCTACATTCCATAAATTTGCAAAAGAACTTTACTATGAATACAATCAATGTTGTGAATCTGATGAATTTAATAACTTTAAAATAAAGTTTAAAACCGAATCAAAACAGTTTTGGAATTACGAATTACCAAATAAAGTTTTAAATCTTTTGGAAGATAGAATTAATATCAATATGTCATTAAAACAGTACGATGCTGTTTTAATTGACGAATACCAAGATTTTATGAATGAATGGATTAAAATATGCGTAAAATCTTGTAAAAAGTATCCTTATGTCGACTATGCGGGAAAAAATACAGAAGGAATTAACTTATTTTTGGCAGGAGATAGATTGCAGAGCATATATCGTTTAAACGGTCAGAATTGGAAAAGTTTAGGTATAGATATGAGGGGAAGGAGTAAACTGTTAAAATCCACATATCGTACAGGTAAAGAGCATTTAAACTTAGGAATAAACTTTTTAATGAATAATAACGAACTCAAAAACCAGGTTTATAAATTTTACAATGGTACGAATACATTTAGTGTATTAGACGGTAATATTGAATTTTTGAAGGGTAAAAACGAAGTTTTGAACGATAAAATAAAAGAATTGTTGACAAAATTCAAACCTGAAGAAATAATGATACTTTGTAATGACAATAAAAGTTGTGAAAAATTGTATAATAGCCTTGATTCTGATTTAAAAAAGAAATGTAGCTTTTCAAAAAATTTAGAATTTGGATACGTTCGTATTTTAACATTGCACTCTTCAAAAGGTTTAGAATCTCCAGTATGCCTGATTACAAACTTATCAGAAATTAGTAAACCCGCCAATAACGTTCAGGACATATTAAATAGGAAATTAATCTATGTTGGGATTACCCGAGCTTTTGAACATTTAATTTTGCATTCAGAGGACTTTGATAAATCCTATGCAAAAGAATTGCACGATATAGTTTTAAAAAATGAATAA
- the nadA gene encoding quinolinate synthase NadA, producing the protein MKECFSKKEKLINHINELKNQKNAIILAHNYQPREIQEIADFIGDSLELCVIAEKTEADIIVFCGVDFMAETAKILNPTKKVLLPEIVDAECPMAHQLPPEVIEQAKKEHPDAKVVIYVNTLASAKAMADATCTSANADKVVNLFEEDKILFGPDNNLAYFVEKRTNKKIIPVPKGGHCYVHKMYTLEDANRVKAEYPDAELLIHPESNPELQDIADYVMSTGGMVKHVLNSPVETFIIGTECDMISRLNIELEKVGKSKNLVPLRADAICKSMKNITLEKIETCLIEEKYEVNLDEEIIKKAKIAIDKMLSLNK; encoded by the coding sequence ATGAAAGAATGTTTCAGTAAAAAGGAAAAATTAATAAACCATATAAATGAATTGAAAAACCAAAAAAATGCAATAATTTTGGCTCATAATTACCAACCTCGTGAAATTCAAGAAATAGCTGACTTTATCGGTGATTCTTTAGAGCTTTGTGTAATCGCAGAGAAAACAGAAGCCGATATAATAGTATTTTGCGGTGTAGATTTTATGGCAGAAACTGCAAAAATCTTAAATCCTACTAAAAAAGTACTTTTACCGGAAATTGTTGACGCTGAATGCCCTATGGCTCACCAATTGCCTCCTGAAGTAATTGAACAAGCTAAAAAAGAACACCCTGATGCTAAAGTTGTAATTTACGTTAATACATTAGCTTCAGCAAAGGCAATGGCAGACGCTACCTGTACCTCTGCAAATGCCGATAAAGTGGTAAATTTATTCGAAGAAGATAAAATATTATTCGGACCGGACAATAATTTAGCTTATTTCGTGGAAAAAAGAACCAATAAAAAAATAATTCCCGTTCCAAAAGGTGGACATTGCTATGTACATAAAATGTATACTTTAGAGGATGCCAATAGGGTAAAAGCTGAATATCCAGACGCAGAATTATTAATTCACCCTGAAAGCAACCCTGAATTGCAAGATATTGCAGATTACGTTATGAGTACTGGTGGAATGGTAAAACACGTATTAAATTCTCCCGTAGAAACCTTCATAATTGGAACAGAATGCGATATGATTTCTAGATTAAACATTGAACTTGAAAAAGTCGGAAAATCTAAAAATCTTGTACCATTAAGAGCTGACGCAATTTGTAAATCTATGAAAAACATAACTCTTGAAAAAATAGAAACTTGCTTAATTGAAGAGAAATACGAAGTAAATTTGGATGAAGAAATTATCAAAAAAGCAAAAATTGCAATTGATAAAATGTTATCCTTAAATAAATAA
- the amrB gene encoding AmmeMemoRadiSam system protein B — protein sequence MSRTPIVKDIFYPGDVNELINIIEYFYTNPLGIGELPLKINSEKNLKNSIGLICPHAGYEYSGITASYSYYELSKRLSGETTIVILSPNHTGMGARVAISNEIWETPLGNITPDLDFISELITHGLFELDDIAHLQEHSTEVQLPFLKHLELLGISQFKIVPICCQGMEYEEYIEMGDYIHNVAKKLNKNIVVIASTDFSHYEPQETTIKKDAKVIKNILELDEKALYDTVMDNNISMCGFGQVITMLHILKLSGAKNADLLNYMTSGDISKDYTSVVGYGALLIE from the coding sequence ATGTCAAGAACCCCGATCGTAAAAGATATTTTTTATCCTGGAGATGTCAATGAATTAATTAATATAATAGAGTATTTTTATACAAATCCCCTAGGGATAGGTGAATTGCCTTTAAAAATTAATTCAGAAAAGAATTTAAAGAATTCAATCGGTTTAATATGTCCACACGCAGGTTATGAATATTCGGGAATTACTGCAAGCTATTCGTATTATGAACTTTCAAAGAGATTGAGTGGCGAAACAACTATTGTCATATTATCTCCTAACCATACGGGTATGGGTGCAAGGGTAGCAATTTCCAATGAAATATGGGAAACCCCATTGGGCAATATAACGCCAGATTTGGACTTCATAAGTGAGCTAATAACACACGGTTTATTTGAACTTGATGATATTGCACACCTACAAGAGCATTCGACAGAGGTTCAATTACCTTTCCTAAAACATTTGGAATTGTTGGGTATTTCGCAGTTTAAAATAGTCCCAATATGTTGCCAAGGTATGGAATATGAAGAGTATATTGAGATGGGCGACTATATACATAATGTTGCAAAAAAACTAAATAAAAATATTGTCGTGATTGCATCTACTGATTTTTCACACTACGAGCCACAAGAAACAACCATAAAAAAAGATGCAAAAGTAATCAAAAATATCTTAGAACTAGATGAAAAAGCGCTTTATGACACAGTAATGGATAATAACATAAGTATGTGCGGTTTTGGACAAGTAATTACTATGTTACACATTTTAAAATTGTCAGGTGCTAAAAACGCTGATTTATTAAATTACATGACTTCCGGAGACATATCCAAAGACTATACTTCCGTAGTTGGTTATGGTGCTTTATTAATTGAATAA
- the asd gene encoding aspartate-semialdehyde dehydrogenase, translated as MKINVGILGATGNVGQRFIQMLENHPMFELTALGASHRSAGKTYEDACYWYQTEAIPEDIAKKTVVPTEASHPEFENVDIVFSALPANLAQTIEPEFAKAGKLVFSNASAMRMEADVPLIITEVNHEHFKILETQRDNRGYDGGIVTNPNCSTICSSITLKPIMDKFGLDLVNITTMQAISGAGYDGVPSMAILDNMIPYIGGEEEKMQTENLKILGSVENGQFKDGNFKIGVSCNRVPVIDGHTESIFVKTTEEVEIEEIKKAMDEFDPLKDFNLPSYAKPIVLRSENDRPQPRLDRNTGNGMSIVVGRVREDPIFTTKYTALEHNTIRGAAGASVLNAELYVKKYL; from the coding sequence ATGAAAATAAACGTAGGAATATTAGGTGCAACTGGAAACGTAGGGCAGAGATTTATTCAAATGTTAGAAAACCACCCTATGTTTGAATTAACTGCTTTGGGTGCATCCCACAGAAGTGCGGGAAAAACTTATGAAGATGCTTGCTATTGGTATCAAACAGAAGCAATACCTGAAGATATTGCTAAAAAAACAGTTGTACCTACAGAAGCTAGCCATCCTGAATTTGAAAATGTAGATATTGTATTCTCCGCATTACCTGCAAATCTTGCACAAACCATTGAACCAGAATTTGCAAAAGCTGGTAAATTGGTATTTTCAAACGCTTCAGCAATGAGAATGGAAGCAGATGTACCTTTAATCATAACTGAAGTTAACCATGAACACTTCAAAATATTAGAAACTCAAAGAGATAACAGAGGATATGATGGCGGTATTGTAACAAACCCTAATTGTTCAACCATTTGCTCATCAATAACTTTAAAACCAATCATGGACAAATTTGGATTGGATTTAGTGAATATTACAACAATGCAAGCCATAAGTGGTGCAGGTTACGACGGAGTACCTTCCATGGCAATATTAGACAATATGATTCCTTACATAGGTGGGGAAGAAGAAAAGATGCAGACCGAAAACTTAAAAATATTAGGTAGTGTTGAAAATGGTCAATTTAAAGACGGTAATTTCAAAATAGGCGTATCTTGCAATAGAGTACCAGTTATTGATGGACACACTGAAAGTATTTTTGTTAAAACTACCGAAGAAGTAGAAATTGAAGAAATCAAAAAAGCTATGGATGAATTTGACCCGTTAAAAGACTTTAACTTGCCAAGCTACGCAAAACCTATTGTACTTAGAAGCGAAAACGACAGACCCCAACCAAGATTGGATAGAAATACCGGTAATGGAATGTCTATAGTAGTAGGAAGAGTTAGAGAAGACCCTATCTTCACAACTAAATACACTGCTTTGGAACATAACACAATTAGGGGTGCTGCAGGTGCTAGCGTTCTTAATGCGGAATTATATGTTAAAAAATATTTATAA
- a CDS encoding permease, whose amino-acid sequence MLEFIDEFANYVVINLLNMDLLSPVGSSVQFFIADVIKILFLLILMVFVISFVRSYFPPERTKKILEKYMGVKGNIFASLLGIVTPFCSCSSIPIFIGFIEAGIPLGVTFSFLITSPIVNEAAFAILLATFGWEVALLYTVSGVVIGVLGGLLIGKLKMEHLVEEYVYEIRRRRPAKIKELTFKDRIEFSKQNTIDIIKRVWLYLIIGIGIGAIIHGYLPPESYLIQLIGPENPFALIIATIIAVPIYSNALGTIPIAEALIGKGVPIGTALAFMMATTALSLPEAILLKKVIKPKLIAVFFGITSVAIILTGYMFNILFT is encoded by the coding sequence ATGTTAGAATTTATAGATGAATTTGCAAATTATGTGGTTATAAATTTATTAAATATGGATTTATTATCCCCCGTAGGCAGTTCTGTTCAGTTTTTCATAGCAGACGTTATAAAAATACTTTTTCTATTAATATTGATGGTATTTGTAATATCTTTTGTTAGAAGTTATTTCCCCCCTGAAAGAACTAAAAAAATACTTGAAAAATATATGGGCGTTAAAGGAAACATATTTGCTTCTTTATTGGGTATTGTAACCCCATTTTGTTCCTGTTCCTCAATCCCCATATTTATAGGATTTATTGAAGCAGGGATTCCCCTTGGAGTTACATTCTCATTCTTAATTACATCTCCTATCGTAAATGAGGCAGCTTTTGCGATACTCTTGGCAACCTTTGGTTGGGAAGTTGCTTTATTATATACAGTCTCCGGAGTTGTAATTGGTGTACTAGGTGGTTTGTTAATTGGCAAATTGAAAATGGAACACCTTGTAGAAGAGTATGTTTATGAAATAAGACGCAGAAGACCTGCAAAAATAAAAGAACTTACATTTAAAGATAGAATAGAATTTTCTAAACAGAACACTATTGACATAATTAAAAGAGTATGGCTTTACTTGATAATAGGTATTGGAATTGGTGCAATTATTCACGGTTATTTGCCACCTGAAAGCTATTTAATCCAACTTATAGGTCCGGAAAATCCTTTCGCTTTGATAATTGCCACGATTATTGCAGTACCGATTTATTCTAATGCACTTGGTACAATACCAATTGCAGAAGCTTTGATTGGTAAGGGCGTACCTATTGGGACGGCTCTAGCATTTATGATGGCTACAACTGCACTTTCGTTGCCTGAAGCCATATTATTAAAAAAGGTTATTAAACCAAAATTAATTGCAGTATTCTTCGGAATAACGAGTGTTGCAATAATTTTAACTGGATATATGTTTAATATATTATTTACATAA
- a CDS encoding proteasome assembly chaperone family protein, translating into MQYISLKTVDYEDPLVIVGFPSVGLVGSISSYHIIKNLDLEYIGYFEDPLFPLAMIVEDSVAYPPVRVYGRKDLIVFFSDVLIPSELIYPFVDVTVERLKDIKPKMVVTLEGFASMRPENVYWVSTSENIVNKLMKFQNHTLKNKEDSNKAKDPKEETKSDVENNINTITNINFDNLPEETSLEELELMTLDTNQNTNYGSLQEEVNAKIETGMNKLKLGMVGGISAHMMLKCNYQNISAACLLVETVGLRPDPKAASIIIGVLNKEYDINANIDELIEEAEKIQSKLNNLAKEHAKLMTKSENPMYM; encoded by the coding sequence ATGCAATATATTAGCTTAAAAACCGTGGATTATGAAGACCCGCTGGTAATTGTAGGATTTCCGAGTGTAGGGCTCGTAGGAAGCATTTCATCATACCACATTATAAAAAATTTGGATTTGGAATACATAGGATATTTTGAAGACCCACTTTTTCCATTAGCAATGATTGTAGAAGATAGCGTAGCTTACCCGCCTGTTAGGGTTTATGGGCGAAAAGATTTGATAGTATTCTTTTCCGACGTTTTAATTCCTAGTGAATTGATATATCCATTTGTAGATGTAACTGTGGAACGATTAAAAGATATAAAACCTAAAATGGTTGTAACCTTGGAAGGGTTTGCATCTATGCGCCCGGAAAATGTTTACTGGGTATCTACCTCTGAAAACATCGTAAATAAATTAATGAAATTCCAAAATCACACTTTAAAAAATAAGGAAGACTCAAATAAAGCTAAAGATCCTAAAGAAGAAACTAAATCAGATGTAGAAAACAATATAAATACCATAACCAACATTAATTTTGATAATTTACCTGAAGAAACGAGTTTGGAAGAATTAGAACTTATGACTTTGGATACAAATCAAAATACTAATTATGGTAGCTTACAAGAAGAGGTAAATGCCAAAATAGAGACTGGTATGAATAAGTTGAAGTTAGGAATGGTGGGAGGCATTTCTGCACACATGATGCTAAAATGCAACTATCAAAATATCTCTGCAGCCTGTTTATTGGTGGAAACCGTAGGTTTAAGACCCGACCCTAAAGCTGCTTCGATAATAATTGGCGTATTAAATAAAGAATATGATATAAACGCTAATATAGATGAATTAATCGAAGAAGCTGAGAAAATACAAAGTAAACTGAATAATCTTGCTAAGGAACACGCAAAATTGATGACTAAATCTGAAAATCCAATGTATATGTAA
- a CDS encoding thioredoxin family protein: MSSKLVFKVYGLGCASCNKLFKDLNDAIADLKENELKEYETEILKVEDPKEIFKDVLNVPALSINDEIMFEQEKPNKNQLIELLKEYLATEN, encoded by the coding sequence TTGTCTTCAAAATTAGTTTTCAAAGTATATGGATTAGGATGTGCTTCATGCAATAAATTATTTAAAGATTTAAACGACGCAATTGCAGATTTAAAAGAAAATGAATTAAAAGAGTATGAAACAGAAATTTTAAAAGTTGAAGATCCAAAAGAAATATTTAAAGACGTTTTAAACGTACCTGCTCTTTCAATAAACGACGAAATTATGTTTGAACAGGAAAAACCAAATAAAAATCAATTGATTGAATTACTTAAAGAATATTTGGCTACAGAAAATTAA
- a CDS encoding FeoA family protein — protein sequence MIYFGSPIKSNETNELEKLADKSVGKYTILKVDNNAEISSSCRKLREMGIITGKRVKVVINDKKGPLTIVVGNTKVAISRKLANNIYVN from the coding sequence ATGATATATTTTGGAAGTCCCATAAAAAGTAATGAAACTAACGAACTTGAAAAACTTGCAGATAAAAGCGTGGGGAAATACACAATCTTAAAAGTAGATAATAACGCTGAAATAAGTTCATCATGCAGGAAGTTAAGGGAAATGGGGATCATTACCGGGAAAAGGGTAAAAGTTGTAATTAACGATAAAAAAGGTCCGTTAACAATAGTAGTTGGCAATACAAAAGTTGCCATTAGCAGGAAGTTAGCAAATAACATTTATGTAAATTAA